In Leisingera sp. NJS204, the following are encoded in one genomic region:
- a CDS encoding cysteine synthase A, with product MRIARDLADAIGHTPLIRLNRVSEETGCEILGKAEFMNPGQSVKDRAALYIIKDAIARGDLKPGGTIVEGTAGNTGIGLALVGASMGFKTVIVIPETQSEEKKDMLRLAGAQLVQVPAAPYRNPNNYVRYSQRLAEKLAKTEPNGAIWANQFDNVANRQAHVETTGPEIWEQTGGKVDGFVCAVGSGGTLAGVAEALQPKGVKVGLADPLGAALYSFYTTGELASEGSSITEGIGQGRITKNLEGFTPDFSYQVPDAEAVPYVFDLLHEEGLVLGGSSGINIAGAVRMAKDMGPGKTIVTVLCDYGTRYQSKLFNPDFLREKNLPVPEWMTHTPASIPGVFEDV from the coding sequence ATGCGCATTGCACGCGATCTGGCTGATGCCATCGGCCACACACCTCTTATCCGCCTGAACCGCGTCAGCGAAGAGACCGGCTGCGAGATCCTGGGCAAGGCCGAATTCATGAATCCGGGCCAGTCGGTCAAGGACCGCGCCGCGCTCTATATCATCAAGGACGCCATTGCCCGCGGCGATTTGAAGCCCGGCGGCACCATTGTCGAAGGCACCGCCGGCAACACCGGCATCGGTCTGGCGCTGGTCGGCGCCTCGATGGGGTTCAAGACGGTGATCGTGATCCCGGAAACCCAGTCCGAGGAAAAAAAGGACATGCTGCGCCTGGCCGGTGCGCAGCTGGTTCAGGTTCCTGCGGCGCCGTACCGCAATCCCAACAACTATGTGCGCTATTCCCAGCGTCTGGCGGAAAAACTGGCCAAGACGGAACCGAACGGTGCGATCTGGGCCAACCAGTTCGACAATGTGGCGAACCGCCAGGCCCATGTGGAAACCACCGGTCCCGAGATCTGGGAACAGACCGGCGGCAAGGTAGACGGCTTTGTCTGCGCGGTCGGATCCGGCGGCACTCTTGCCGGGGTGGCCGAAGCACTGCAGCCCAAAGGCGTCAAGGTCGGTCTGGCCGATCCGCTGGGAGCTGCGCTTTATTCGTTTTACACCACCGGTGAGCTGGCCTCCGAAGGCAGCTCCATCACCGAGGGCATCGGCCAGGGCCGGATCACCAAGAACCTGGAGGGTTTCACGCCGGACTTCAGCTATCAGGTGCCGGACGCCGAGGCGGTGCCTTATGTCTTTGACCTGCTGCACGAGGAAGGCCTGGTGCTGGGCGGCTCCTCGGGCATTAACATTGCAGGCGCTGTGCGTATGGCCAAGGACATGGGTCCGGGCAAAACCATTGTCACCGTTTTGTGCGACTATGGCACCCGCTACCAGTCCAAGCTGTTCAATCCGGATTTCCTGCGCGAGAAGAACCTGCCGGTGCCGGAGTGGATGACCCACACGCCCGCGTCTATCCCAGGCGTATTTGAGGACGTATGA
- a CDS encoding NUDIX domain-containing protein → MADLFFFGTLRHIPLLELVLGRSGAALKAQGAKLSGHGVYQVVGQPFPSIEAREGATADGVLVQGLSPADLDALNFYEGGFGYALKPVSVQLEDGGTAPAEVYFPEPGLWQTAEPWDMAAWVRKWGALSLRAAEEVMSYHGRMTAEEVARCFPSVRRRAAAWLAAQARPGDPEHDLSKDVIVHNHNRAYLNFFAMEEMNLQYRRFDGSLSPVMERSAAMAGHAAVLLPYDPIRDQVLLVEQFRAPPFIMGEAHPWMWEPVAGVIDPGETPEDTAIREAQEEAGVTVQRLEPVAQVYPSSGALAEFIHVFIGISDLSDINGGGGVAGEGEDIRSRILSYDELMQGVDAQIYQDMPLVTAALWLSRHRERLRNAPS, encoded by the coding sequence GTGGCTGATCTCTTTTTCTTTGGCACGCTGCGCCATATCCCTTTGCTTGAACTGGTGCTGGGCCGCAGCGGTGCGGCGCTGAAAGCGCAGGGTGCAAAACTGTCCGGCCATGGTGTTTATCAGGTGGTCGGCCAGCCGTTCCCGTCGATCGAAGCCCGCGAGGGCGCAACGGCTGACGGCGTTCTGGTACAGGGCCTGTCGCCCGCAGATCTGGATGCGCTCAACTTTTACGAGGGCGGCTTCGGCTATGCGCTGAAACCGGTTTCGGTTCAGCTGGAGGACGGCGGCACCGCCCCGGCGGAGGTCTATTTCCCCGAACCCGGTCTCTGGCAAACGGCTGAGCCCTGGGATATGGCGGCCTGGGTACGGAAATGGGGTGCGCTGTCTCTGCGCGCCGCCGAAGAGGTGATGTCTTATCACGGCCGAATGACCGCCGAAGAGGTGGCCCGCTGCTTCCCCTCAGTCCGCCGCCGCGCCGCCGCCTGGCTGGCAGCGCAGGCACGCCCCGGTGATCCGGAGCATGACCTGTCAAAGGATGTGATTGTCCACAACCACAACCGCGCCTACCTGAATTTCTTTGCGATGGAAGAAATGAACCTGCAGTACCGCCGCTTTGACGGCAGTCTCAGCCCGGTTATGGAGCGTTCGGCTGCGATGGCAGGCCATGCGGCGGTGCTGCTGCCCTATGACCCGATCCGCGATCAGGTGCTGCTGGTGGAGCAATTCCGCGCACCGCCCTTTATCATGGGCGAAGCGCACCCCTGGATGTGGGAGCCGGTCGCAGGCGTGATCGACCCCGGCGAGACGCCCGAGGATACCGCGATCCGCGAAGCGCAGGAGGAGGCAGGCGTTACTGTCCAGCGCCTGGAACCAGTGGCGCAGGTCTACCCGTCCAGCGGCGCGCTGGCAGAATTCATCCATGTTTTCATCGGCATATCAGACCTTTCTGACATCAATGGCGGTGGCGGCGTCGCCGGTGAGGGGGAGGATATCCGCAGCCGGATCCTCAGCTATGACGAACTGATGCAGGGCGTGGATGCGCAGATCTATCAGGACATGCCGCTGGTCACCGCTGCACTGTGGCTGTCACGCCATCGTGAGCGGCTGCGCAACGCACCGTCCTGA
- a CDS encoding TrgA family protein, whose translation MPTGARLTAAFCLALVAFFVSFLVMPLMPEGTDFGYFVHVNVALGLLSGWIFMGKRAGRGLVPGINNGLTGMAVMVLWALFIQGTWEMFRLAMRHRYGGPFEALSQIFVIALEYFFVIAVPSVLVPLAVGGVLAGLATENASRRWR comes from the coding sequence ATGCCCACCGGAGCCCGACTGACCGCCGCCTTTTGCCTTGCCTTGGTGGCGTTCTTTGTGTCCTTCTTGGTTATGCCGCTGATGCCCGAAGGCACGGACTTTGGCTATTTTGTGCATGTGAATGTGGCGCTGGGGCTGCTGAGCGGCTGGATATTCATGGGCAAACGCGCCGGCCGCGGGCTGGTGCCCGGTATCAACAATGGCCTGACCGGTATGGCGGTCATGGTACTGTGGGCGCTGTTCATCCAAGGCACCTGGGAAATGTTCCGTCTGGCCATGCGCCACCGCTACGGCGGCCCGTTTGAGGCACTGTCGCAGATCTTTGTGATTGCACTGGAGTATTTCTTTGTTATCGCTGTGCCATCTGTGCTGGTGCCATTGGCCGTGGGCGGGGTTCTTGCCGGTCTCGCGACCGAGAACGCCTCCCGCCGCTGGCGCTGA
- a CDS encoding SAM-dependent methyltransferase gives MKHTSVEGQKDLPRYFAAVFAKVKAMEVGRLDIHLPDGRIFSANGRDPGPAADLHIRNPDCFARLIREGDLGFADAYLEGWWSTSDLQAFMDLVHMGANTVYDGFPGQGLARAYERFRFWLHRNHRKQAQKNISYHYDLGNDFYGLWLDDTMTYSSALFRSGQDSLEAAQTAKYASMVDQMGVKPGDHVLEIGCGWGGFAEYAASQRGLKVTGLTISQEQLNFARQRIEKAGLSNQVDLRLQDYRDCRGSFDGIASIEMFEAVGQKYWPAYFSTIHDRLNPGGKATLQIITVADRRWEIYRKGVDFIQKHIFPGGMLPSPNVLRDQIERAGLGVVRSIEFGDSYDQTLRRWHDTFNARWDQIARMGFDDRFRKMWNFYLTSCAAAFKTGNCDVTQITVAHR, from the coding sequence ATGAAGCACACGTCCGTTGAGGGCCAGAAAGATCTGCCGCGCTACTTTGCTGCGGTGTTTGCCAAGGTGAAGGCCATGGAGGTCGGGCGGCTGGATATCCACCTGCCGGACGGGCGAATATTTTCCGCAAACGGGCGCGATCCCGGTCCCGCCGCTGATCTGCACATCCGTAATCCGGATTGTTTTGCCCGGCTGATCCGCGAGGGCGATCTTGGCTTTGCCGACGCTTACCTGGAAGGCTGGTGGAGCACATCAGACCTGCAGGCATTTATGGATCTGGTGCATATGGGCGCCAATACCGTCTATGACGGTTTTCCGGGCCAGGGCCTGGCACGCGCTTATGAACGCTTCCGCTTCTGGCTGCACCGCAATCACCGCAAACAGGCGCAAAAAAACATCTCGTACCACTACGACCTGGGCAATGATTTCTACGGGTTGTGGCTGGATGACACGATGACCTATTCCAGCGCCCTGTTCCGCAGCGGCCAGGACAGCCTTGAGGCGGCGCAGACCGCCAAATACGCCTCAATGGTGGATCAGATGGGGGTCAAGCCCGGCGACCATGTGCTGGAGATCGGCTGCGGCTGGGGCGGCTTTGCGGAATATGCCGCCAGTCAGCGGGGGCTGAAAGTCACCGGTCTGACTATCAGTCAGGAGCAGCTGAACTTTGCCCGGCAACGTATCGAAAAGGCAGGACTTTCCAATCAAGTTGATTTGCGCCTGCAGGACTATCGCGATTGCCGTGGCAGTTTTGACGGCATCGCTTCAATCGAGATGTTCGAGGCGGTGGGGCAGAAATACTGGCCCGCGTATTTCAGTACCATTCACGACCGGCTGAACCCCGGCGGCAAGGCGACGCTGCAGATCATCACCGTTGCCGACAGGCGCTGGGAGATCTACCGTAAGGGCGTCGATTTCATCCAGAAACACATCTTCCCCGGCGGCATGCTGCCGTCCCCGAATGTCCTGCGCGACCAGATCGAACGGGCAGGGCTGGGCGTGGTGCGGTCGATTGAATTCGGCGACAGCTACGACCAGACTTTGCGGCGCTGGCACGACACGTTCAATGCGCGCTGGGATCAGATCGCCCGCATGGGATTTGATGACCGCTTCCGCAAGATGTGGAACTTTTACCTCACTTCCTGTGCTGCGGCCTTTAAGACTGGCAATTGCGACGTGACGCAGATTACAGTTGCGCATCGCTGA
- a CDS encoding cryptochrome/photolyase family protein, producing the protein MISSSPVIWWIRRDFRLCDNPALTAAAASGAPVLPVYILDEQDEALGAAPKFRLGLGLEHFARELARAGSRLILRRGRALDVLQQLAVETGAGAVHWSRLYDPQAIARDTEVKQQLPAQGITAKSHGGRLLFEPWTVETKTGGMYKVYTPFWKAVRGRSVTSLLPAPATLPAPANWPASEDISVWNMGAAMRRGADVVARYCRVGEGAALNRLDEFLEDSVDAYKERRDYPGEEATSGLSENLAWGEISPHRMWHLGRAAMERGSQGAEHFLKEVAWREFAYHLMYHSPHMLTASWRSEWQAFPWSQDITRQVQAWQQGQTGYGFIDAAMRELYVTGKMHNRARMIVASFLTKHLMTHWKIGMNWFAETLVDWDPAANAMGWQWVAGSGPDAAPFFRVFNPSGQLEKFDPSGAYTRRWIAEGQGNAPQSALDFFDAAPLSWNLSPDTPRAEPVISLKEGRDRALAAYHGARENR; encoded by the coding sequence ATGATCAGCAGTTCCCCGGTGATCTGGTGGATAAGGCGGGATTTCCGTCTTTGTGACAATCCGGCTCTGACGGCTGCTGCCGCGTCCGGTGCGCCCGTTCTTCCAGTCTATATCCTCGACGAACAGGACGAAGCGCTGGGCGCAGCGCCCAAGTTCCGCCTTGGGCTGGGGCTGGAGCATTTCGCACGGGAACTGGCCAGGGCCGGCTCCCGTCTGATCCTGCGCCGGGGCAGGGCGCTGGACGTGCTGCAGCAGCTGGCCGTTGAAACCGGGGCAGGGGCCGTGCATTGGTCCCGCCTTTATGATCCGCAGGCCATTGCCCGCGACACCGAAGTGAAACAGCAGCTCCCGGCACAGGGGATCACGGCCAAATCCCACGGCGGTCGGCTGTTGTTTGAACCCTGGACGGTCGAGACCAAGACCGGCGGTATGTACAAAGTCTACACCCCATTCTGGAAGGCCGTGCGGGGCCGCAGCGTCACCAGCCTACTGCCAGCACCCGCCACGTTGCCAGCACCGGCAAACTGGCCCGCCAGTGAAGATATCTCCGTTTGGAATATGGGCGCCGCCATGCGCCGCGGCGCGGATGTGGTCGCCCGCTACTGCCGTGTCGGCGAAGGCGCTGCGCTAAACCGTCTGGACGAATTCCTCGAAGATTCTGTGGACGCATATAAAGAGCGCCGCGACTATCCGGGCGAGGAGGCCACCTCCGGCCTGTCGGAGAACCTTGCCTGGGGGGAAATCAGCCCGCACCGCATGTGGCACCTGGGCCGCGCGGCGATGGAGCGCGGCAGCCAGGGCGCGGAACATTTCCTGAAAGAGGTCGCCTGGCGCGAGTTCGCCTATCACCTGATGTACCACTCGCCGCATATGCTGACGGCCAGCTGGCGCAGCGAATGGCAGGCCTTTCCCTGGTCGCAGGACATCACGCGCCAGGTCCAGGCCTGGCAGCAGGGGCAGACAGGGTACGGTTTCATAGATGCCGCCATGCGCGAACTGTATGTGACCGGCAAGATGCACAACCGGGCCCGTATGATCGTGGCAAGTTTCCTGACCAAGCATCTGATGACGCATTGGAAAATCGGAATGAACTGGTTTGCGGAAACGCTGGTGGACTGGGACCCGGCCGCCAATGCCATGGGCTGGCAGTGGGTGGCTGGCTCCGGTCCTGATGCAGCGCCTTTCTTCCGTGTCTTCAACCCCAGTGGCCAGCTGGAAAAATTCGACCCATCAGGTGCTTACACGCGACGCTGGATTGCCGAGGGGCAAGGCAATGCACCGCAATCCGCGCTGGATTTCTTCGACGCTGCGCCACTGTCCTGGAACCTCTCACCGGACACTCCCCGCGCAGAGCCGGTCATTAGCCTGAAAGAGGGCCGCGACCGTGCGCTCGCGGCTTATCACGGTGCCCGTGAAAACCGCTAA
- a CDS encoding aminotransferase class V-fold PLP-dependent enzyme — protein MTALDIDFVRAQFPAFGEPGLQGQAFFENAGGSYTCRQVIDRLTRFYTQRKVQPYAPYEASRLGGAEMDEARARLAALMGVAAEELSFGPSTTQNTYVLAQAFRSFMKPGEAIIVTNQDHEANSGPWRRLAEEGIEIREWQIDPQTGHLDPARLETLLDENVRLVCFPHCSDVVGEINPVPEITAMAHAAGAFVCVDGVSYAPHGLPNVDDLGADIYLFSAYKTYGPHQGIMVIRKALGALLPNQAHYFNADTLYKRFTPAGPDHAQVAASAGMADYFETLAAHHGHAGTAAETGAFVHDLMRAHEAALLQPLLDAVKDRNNVRLLGPATAETRAPTVAIALNRPAEPVAAAMSEYGIMAGGGDFYAVRALSAMGVDPNEGVLRMSFTHYTTEAEVAKLIEVLDRVL, from the coding sequence ATGACCGCATTGGATATTGATTTTGTCCGGGCCCAGTTCCCGGCCTTTGGCGAACCCGGCCTTCAGGGCCAGGCGTTTTTTGAAAACGCGGGCGGCTCCTATACCTGCCGCCAGGTGATTGACCGGCTGACCCGGTTCTATACCCAGCGCAAGGTGCAGCCTTATGCCCCCTATGAGGCCTCGCGCCTTGGCGGCGCCGAGATGGACGAGGCCCGCGCCCGTCTGGCCGCGCTGATGGGTGTTGCCGCTGAGGAGCTGAGCTTTGGTCCCTCGACCACCCAGAACACCTATGTGCTGGCGCAGGCCTTCCGCAGCTTCATGAAGCCCGGTGAAGCCATCATCGTCACCAATCAGGACCACGAGGCCAATTCCGGCCCCTGGCGCCGTCTGGCCGAGGAAGGGATCGAGATCCGCGAATGGCAGATCGACCCGCAGACCGGCCATCTGGACCCGGCCCGGCTGGAAACCCTGCTGGACGAAAACGTCCGCCTGGTCTGCTTCCCGCATTGTTCCGACGTGGTGGGCGAGATCAACCCGGTGCCTGAGATCACCGCCATGGCCCATGCCGCCGGTGCCTTTGTCTGTGTTGATGGCGTGTCTTATGCACCGCACGGGTTGCCGAATGTGGATGACCTGGGCGCTGATATCTACCTGTTTTCTGCCTACAAGACCTATGGCCCCCATCAGGGCATCATGGTGATCCGCAAGGCGCTGGGCGCACTGCTGCCGAACCAAGCGCATTACTTCAATGCGGACACACTCTATAAACGCTTCACCCCGGCAGGCCCCGATCATGCCCAGGTGGCGGCCTCGGCCGGCATGGCGGATTATTTTGAAACCTTGGCGGCTCATCACGGTCACGCGGGCACTGCTGCCGAAACCGGCGCCTTTGTCCACGATCTGATGCGCGCGCATGAGGCTGCTCTGCTGCAGCCGCTGCTGGACGCGGTAAAGGACCGCAATAATGTGCGCCTGCTAGGGCCTGCGACTGCAGAAACCCGCGCGCCGACCGTTGCGATTGCCCTGAACCGCCCGGCGGAACCGGTTGCTGCGGCCATGTCGGAATATGGCATCATGGCCGGCGGCGGCGATTTCTATGCTGTGCGCGCCCTTTCCGCCATGGGCGTTGATCCAAACGAGGGCGTGCTGCGTATGAGCTTCACCCACTACACGACCGAGGCAGAAGTGGCCAAGCTGATTGAGGTCTTGGACCGGGTGCTGTAA
- a CDS encoding VOC family protein, with amino-acid sequence MAYTPKDFLVWGELPVSDLDAAVTFYSKVTGAALSIDTSGPNPMAMFKPADQATGVALHLYPGKPAGDGRGPTLHLTAEGELEDVMERVTDAGGKVVSPTIEIPPGRFFYATDPDGNSVGFFKYND; translated from the coding sequence ATGGCCTATACCCCCAAGGATTTCCTGGTCTGGGGCGAGCTGCCCGTCAGCGATTTGGACGCAGCAGTGACGTTTTATTCCAAGGTGACAGGTGCCGCGTTGAGCATCGACACCAGCGGTCCCAACCCGATGGCAATGTTCAAGCCTGCGGATCAGGCAACCGGCGTTGCCCTGCATCTGTATCCCGGCAAACCGGCAGGCGACGGACGCGGACCGACATTGCATCTGACCGCTGAGGGCGAGCTGGAAGATGTGATGGAGCGGGTCACGGATGCCGGCGGCAAAGTGGTCTCCCCCACTATCGAGATCCCGCCCGGCCGGTTCTTCTATGCCACCGACCCGGATGGCAACTCGGTGGGTTTCTTCAAATACAATGACTGA
- the acuI gene encoding acryloyl-CoA reductase — protein MFNALVVNKDEDSGKTSAAVQQLSLEDLPEGEVTVAVEYSTVNYKDGLCVGPGGGLVRKYPHVPGIDFAGTVETSSDDRYKPGDKVVLTGWRVGEAHWGGYSQKANVRADWLVPLPDGLDTRQAMAVGTAGFTAMLAVMALEDHGLEPGHGPVLVTGAAGGVGSVATAILANLGYEAAGVTGRPETADYLKSLGATRIVPRDEINETTKRPLESENWAGCVDAVGGAMLARVLGQMKYGASVSAVGLAGGAGLPATVIPFLLRGVNLLGIDSVMQPYDNRLRAWERIAKDLPMDKLEAMIQPAVLSDLPQLGADILKGQVKGRVVVDVNG, from the coding sequence ATGTTCAATGCACTGGTTGTGAACAAGGACGAAGACAGCGGCAAGACTTCAGCCGCGGTACAGCAGCTTAGTTTGGAAGACCTGCCCGAGGGAGAAGTGACCGTGGCGGTGGAGTATTCCACCGTGAACTACAAGGACGGCCTGTGCGTCGGCCCGGGCGGCGGGCTGGTGCGCAAGTACCCGCATGTGCCGGGTATTGACTTCGCCGGTACTGTCGAGACGTCCTCGGATGACCGCTACAAACCCGGCGACAAGGTGGTGCTGACCGGCTGGCGCGTCGGCGAGGCGCATTGGGGCGGTTATTCCCAAAAGGCCAACGTGCGCGCCGACTGGCTGGTGCCGCTGCCTGATGGGCTGGATACCCGCCAGGCGATGGCAGTGGGCACTGCGGGCTTTACCGCGATGCTGGCGGTGATGGCGCTGGAGGATCATGGGTTGGAGCCCGGGCATGGTCCCGTTCTGGTCACCGGTGCCGCGGGCGGTGTCGGTTCGGTGGCCACTGCGATCCTGGCGAATCTCGGCTATGAGGCGGCAGGCGTCACGGGCCGCCCGGAAACCGCAGACTATTTGAAATCCCTGGGCGCCACCCGGATTGTGCCCCGCGATGAGATCAACGAGACCACCAAACGCCCGCTGGAAAGCGAAAACTGGGCGGGCTGTGTCGATGCGGTTGGCGGCGCCATGCTGGCACGGGTGCTGGGGCAGATGAAATACGGTGCCTCGGTATCCGCTGTCGGCCTTGCGGGCGGCGCCGGGCTGCCTGCTACCGTCATTCCCTTCCTGCTGCGCGGCGTGAACCTGTTGGGTATCGATTCCGTCATGCAGCCTTATGACAACCGCCTGCGCGCCTGGGAGCGGATCGCCAAAGATCTGCCGATGGACAAGCTGGAGGCAATGATCCAACCCGCTGTCCTGAGCGATCTGCCGCAGCTGGGGGCGGATATCCTCAAGGGCCAGGTCAAGGGGCGTGTTGTGGTTGATGTGAACGGCTGA
- a CDS encoding dimethylsulfoniopropionate demethylase, producing the protein MANIFPSRRIRRTPFFKGVEAAGVKGYTVYNHMLLATVFESLEYDCAHLKEHVQVWDVSCERQVSIKGPDALRLMKLISPRDMDRMADDQCYYVPTVDHNGGMLNDPVAVKLAADHYWLSLADGDLLQFVLGIAIAKGFDVDIEEPDVSPLAVQGPKADDLMARVFGDAVRDIRFFRYKRLAFQGVELVVARSGWSKQGGFEIYVEGADLGMPLWDALFAAGEDMHVRAGCPNTIERIESGLLSYGNDMTRGNTPYECGLGKFCNSPEDYIGKAVLAEQAANGPARQIRPLVIGGAIPPCLDAWPLFADGRQVGQVGSAIFSPEFGVNAAIGMVDRSHWVPGTVMEVETPAGMLPATVQERFWR; encoded by the coding sequence TTGGCGAACATTTTTCCGTCCCGCCGCATCCGGCGCACGCCCTTTTTCAAAGGGGTCGAGGCCGCAGGCGTCAAGGGGTACACTGTCTACAACCACATGCTGCTGGCGACAGTGTTTGAAAGTCTTGAATACGACTGCGCGCATCTGAAGGAGCATGTGCAGGTCTGGGATGTGTCCTGCGAACGGCAGGTCAGCATCAAAGGGCCGGACGCGCTGCGGCTGATGAAGCTGATCAGCCCGCGCGACATGGACCGGATGGCGGATGACCAGTGCTATTATGTGCCGACGGTGGATCACAACGGCGGTATGCTGAATGACCCGGTGGCGGTGAAACTGGCGGCGGACCACTATTGGCTGTCGCTGGCCGATGGCGACCTGCTGCAATTCGTGCTGGGGATCGCCATCGCCAAGGGCTTTGATGTCGACATCGAGGAGCCGGATGTCTCTCCGCTGGCTGTTCAAGGACCCAAGGCGGATGATCTGATGGCGCGGGTGTTTGGCGATGCGGTGCGCGATATCCGCTTTTTCCGCTACAAGCGTCTGGCGTTCCAGGGCGTCGAGCTGGTGGTGGCGCGCTCGGGCTGGTCCAAGCAGGGCGGATTTGAGATTTATGTGGAAGGGGCGGATCTGGGTATGCCGCTGTGGGATGCGCTGTTTGCCGCCGGGGAGGACATGCACGTCCGTGCAGGCTGCCCGAACACCATTGAACGCATCGAAAGCGGGCTGCTGAGTTATGGCAACGACATGACCCGCGGCAACACGCCCTATGAATGCGGGCTGGGCAAGTTCTGCAATTCGCCCGAGGATTATATCGGCAAGGCCGTACTGGCAGAACAGGCAGCAAACGGTCCCGCACGCCAGATCCGCCCGCTGGTGATCGGTGGAGCGATCCCGCCTTGTCTGGACGCTTGGCCGCTTTTTGCAGATGGCCGTCAGGTGGGTCAGGTGGGATCAGCCATTTTCTCCCCCGAATTCGGGGTGAATGCGGCGATTGGCATGGTGGACCGCAGTCATTGGGTGCCGGGCACGGTGATGGAAGTGGAGACCCCGGCGGGAATGCTGCCCGCAACCGTTCAGGAGAGGTTCTGGCGGTAG
- a CDS encoding FadR/GntR family transcriptional regulator, with protein MKIDPNSSADLSVQIAQAIKDAIISGALIVDARLPSESELSEQFQVSRSTVREALKRLAAQSLIRTQRGATGGAFVNRLSFEDAYSQQITTSTLLLSMNAVSFDTACEARYALERSCAPLSAQRRTPDQLATMRTEIFRQNQPGLTDEAFCASDVAFHRALVDGAHNPVLSYQLAGAVEAMQPLMNMITFTARDREVITGIHTRIADAIQAEDGTTAATGLQELESETRKLASDVFAKRAQR; from the coding sequence ATGAAGATTGACCCCAACAGTTCCGCTGATCTTTCGGTTCAGATAGCGCAGGCAATCAAGGATGCCATCATCTCGGGCGCGCTGATCGTGGATGCACGGCTGCCCTCTGAAAGCGAGCTGTCGGAGCAGTTTCAGGTCTCCCGTTCCACCGTGCGGGAAGCGCTGAAGCGATTGGCGGCGCAGTCCTTGATCCGCACCCAGCGCGGCGCGACCGGCGGGGCGTTTGTAAACCGGTTAAGCTTTGAGGACGCCTATTCGCAGCAGATCACCACCTCGACCCTGTTGCTCAGCATGAACGCGGTGAGCTTTGATACCGCCTGCGAGGCCCGGTATGCGCTGGAACGCTCTTGCGCGCCGCTTTCTGCGCAGCGCCGCACCCCGGATCAGCTGGCCACCATGCGGACGGAGATCTTCCGGCAAAACCAGCCCGGCCTGACCGATGAGGCCTTCTGCGCCTCGGACGTGGCGTTTCACCGGGCATTGGTGGATGGCGCGCACAATCCGGTGCTGTCCTACCAGCTGGCCGGTGCGGTGGAGGCCATGCAGCCGCTGATGAACATGATCACCTTTACCGCCCGCGACCGGGAAGTGATCACCGGCATCCACACCCGGATTGCCGATGCCATCCAGGCAGAAGACGGCACCACCGCTGCCACTGGCCTGCAGGAGCTGGAGAGCGAAACCCGAAAACTGGCATCCGACGTTTTTGCCAAGCGGGCGCAAAGGTAA
- a CDS encoding OmpA family protein, with product MNFLNSLSSAVLAVAAGVIPGVFTILPAAAEGMSVDAVMTVFKQQRIGALVVYTPQAPAPAADNSHAPAVSMSYTLGQMGGMQTEELMRMIEQQRIGSLVVISQPLSSSYDLTAAMAETAVPPSEPRPQINVFFEFGSASIGSSQLPVIRTVCSAMNEMGGGGFDLIGHSDSAGERDYNDVLSLRRAISVRRAMEKECNVTGKGISVAGAGARTPLEQDDPEGGMNRRVEIRAAPVVQAMTATGAMTLLQNMDTPGNSGQQ from the coding sequence ATGAATTTCCTGAACAGCCTTTCTTCCGCAGTACTGGCCGTGGCTGCCGGCGTCATTCCGGGGGTCTTCACCATTTTGCCCGCTGCAGCCGAAGGCATGTCTGTTGACGCAGTCATGACCGTGTTCAAGCAGCAACGCATCGGCGCGCTGGTGGTGTACACACCGCAAGCCCCCGCCCCAGCGGCGGACAACAGCCACGCCCCGGCGGTCTCCATGTCCTACACGCTCGGGCAAATGGGCGGCATGCAGACAGAAGAGCTGATGCGGATGATAGAGCAGCAGAGGATTGGCAGCCTCGTCGTCATTTCCCAGCCGCTGTCGTCCTCCTATGACCTGACTGCTGCAATGGCTGAAACCGCGGTGCCGCCATCGGAACCGCGTCCGCAGATCAACGTCTTTTTTGAATTCGGATCTGCAAGCATCGGGTCTTCGCAGCTCCCCGTGATCCGCACCGTCTGCAGCGCAATGAATGAGATGGGCGGCGGCGGCTTTGACCTGATCGGGCATTCAGACAGTGCCGGCGAACGGGACTACAACGATGTGCTTTCCCTGCGGCGCGCCATCAGTGTCCGCCGGGCCATGGAAAAAGAATGCAATGTTACCGGGAAGGGTATCAGCGTTGCAGGGGCCGGCGCGCGGACACCACTGGAACAGGATGATCCGGAGGGCGGCATGAACCGGCGCGTCGAAATCCGCGCGGCGCCTGTTGTTCAGGCAATGACGGCCACGGGCGCGATGACACTGCTGCAAAACATGGACACCCCCGGGAATTCCGGCCAGCAGTAA